GAACCAATGTCTGGGGCTGCTGATCGATCAGGACACCCAGGTGGAAGGCGTGTTTGTCGACTTTTTCAATCGGCCTGCTCATACCGCCATCGGCCCCGCTGTTCTATCTAAAAAGTTCGGTGCTCCTGTAATTCCCAGTTTCATTTATCTATTGTCGGACGACACCTATCAGATAGACTTTTTCCCTGCGATCAAATGGGCGGACGGAGACGGGATGTCCGCTGATTGGACGGTGCCGGTTCAACAGTGTTCGGATGTGATTGAAGGCATGATACGGCGCCGTCCGGAGCAGTGGGTGTGGATGCACGAACGATGGAAAAAAAAGCCCCAATCAGCCGAGGGGTATGAGAACCGCGCGGACGCCGTTCCGGGCGGCGGCAGCGGCTGTTCCGAGGAGCAATTGATTTGAACCATTGGATTTGCCTGCGCAGGCATGCAATGCTTTTTCTGCCGCTGTTTTTGCTGATGTCGAACTCGTGCCGTCGGCAGGAACCGGTCAAAGCAGAGCCGCAGCCGGCCCGGAAATACCCGGATCAGGAGGGTTGGAATTCCAAAGTCACCTCGACCATCAACGGCCGGATCGAAGCGATCGTGCATTACGGTCATATGGCGCGGTTCAACGAGAGCCGGCTGGCGCTCTTTGATGAAGGGGTGCGGGTGGAATTTTTCGACGAGCACGGCCTGCCCCGCTCTGTGCTCACGGCAGAACGCGGCGAGCTGCGGGAAGCCAGTAACGATATCTCTGCTTTCGGCGGCGTCAAGGTGGTTTCCGACACTCTGACGTTGTGGACCGAAGAGTTGCACTATGAACAAAGGACGGAAAAAATACGTTCCGATGTGGAGGTCAAGTTCGTCACTCTGTCCGGCGACACTCTGTTCGGCAACGGTTTTGAATCCGACGCCCGTCTGCGCCATTACCATATCCGCAACCTGCACGGCCTGGCGCATCGACGGGTGGATCTGTCGCTGGACCGTTTTCGAAAACCAGCGTCACCCGACAGCCAGAGGGCGCAGCAACCGTGAAGCGGATCTGTATCTGTTCTCTGCTCGGGCTGCTGTGGCTGGCCGCAGCGCCCGGTTGTGGTCAGGAGCGGCTTCGCCTGGTCAACGCGGCGCTGTTGTCCGGTTGGATGGAAAACGGTGAAAATGTGCGCTCACTGAGCGGGGATGTTTTTTTCCGTCAAGACAGCGCAGAGATCCATTGCGACCGCGCCCTGCAGTATGTGGAGCGGGCGCAGGTCGAATTGACCGGCAAGGTGCTGCTGCTCGATCCTCCCCGGCGGCTGACCGCCGGCCGGGTTTGGTATGATGAGGTCACGCGCGATTATCGTGCCTATCTGGAGCCGCAGTTGCAGGACACGAGCCGAACGCTGATCGCCGATACGCTGCATTACTGCGAACGCCTGGATCAGGCCACAGCGACCGGACGGATTGCGATCGAAGAAAAGCATCACCGCGTACGTCTGCAGGGCAAGCGGGCGGAATACCGCCGCGCTGAAGGTTATGCGCGGGTCCTCGGCCAGCCGGTTTTGACCGAAATGGATTCGCTGGGAGCAGTGCTGATGACCGTCACCGCGGATACGATGGAGTTGTTTGAGGACGGACGGCGCTATCAGCTGGCCGGTCAGGTGCATATCCACCGGGATTCGATCGATGCTTACTGCGGACGACTGATATATGTGCGGGCGTCGCAAAAGCTGCAATTGATCGACCATCCCTGGGCCACGCGCGGCCAAGATCTGATGCGCGGCCAGGAGATGGAAATTCTGCTGGAAAAGGAACGGGTCGTCGGGCTTCATCTGCAGATGCAAACAGCAGTTCTTTCACGGGTCGATTCGACGCAAAGCAGGAGTGAACAATACGATCTGCTCACCGGCGAGCGCATGGAGATCGCGTTCCGAGACGACAAGATCTCTCGAGTGGTGGTCCGCGGCCAAGCCACCAGCTATTACCACGTCTATGAGGATACCACGGCCAAAGGCATGAACAAGGCGCTGGGAGACGAGATCCATCTCTATTTTAAAGACGGTGCATTGGAGCGGGTCAGAGTCATCAGCAGCCCGGGCAACTCCAGCGGCGTTTTTTATCCGCCGAAGCAGGCCGCAGCGTTGCGGTCCGAGTTGGAGGAAAAGCTTGGGCAAGTCCGCTCCTTACGAGTGATGATGAACGAAAAATAATCCTATGCCATCGAACGAGAAAGCCCGGCTCTGGTGCCGAGGGCTGAAAAAGATATACGGCCAGCGCCGGGTGGT
The bacterium DNA segment above includes these coding regions:
- the lptC gene encoding LPS export ABC transporter periplasmic protein LptC, encoding MNHWICLRRHAMLFLPLFLLMSNSCRRQEPVKAEPQPARKYPDQEGWNSKVTSTINGRIEAIVHYGHMARFNESRLALFDEGVRVEFFDEHGLPRSVLTAERGELREASNDISAFGGVKVVSDTLTLWTEELHYEQRTEKIRSDVEVKFVTLSGDTLFGNGFESDARLRHYHIRNLHGLAHRRVDLSLDRFRKPASPDSQRAQQP